One genomic window of Solanum stenotomum isolate F172 chromosome 9, ASM1918654v1, whole genome shotgun sequence includes the following:
- the LOC125875488 gene encoding beta-glucuronosyltransferase GlcAT14B-like, protein MKSMNLEKKWLFPLVLSAIVCFFVVVTSFNMGLITSLHTINSIFLSHVKLNETNPYFAESIINQAPPPPARPPVPRFAYLVSGSKNDLEKLWRTLQALYHPRNYYVVHLDLESSVQERLELASRVEKEPIFAQVGNVHMITKANMVTYRGPTMVANTLHACAILLKKYQDWDWFINLSASDYPLVTQDDLLYTFSDLKREFNFIEYSSRLGWKEGQRAMPLIIDPGLYKTTKSDIFWVSPKRALPTAFKLFAGSAWMILSRAFVEYCIWGWDNLPRTLLMYYTNFVSSPEGYFQTVACNAPEFATTVINHDLHFISWDRPPKQHPHNLNINDTSRMIASGAAFARKFRRDDPVLDKIDKELLRRKNGSFTPGGWCTSRPSCLKVGNPAKLKPGPGAKRLRRLIGKLVLSTNTTRQQQCK, encoded by the exons ATGAAGTCAATGAACTTAGAGAAGAAATGGCTATTTCCTTTGGTTTTAAGTGCGATTGtgtgtttttttgttgttgtaaccTCCTTCAACATGGGCCTTATTACTTCATTACACACAATCAATTCAATCTTTTTATCTCATGTTAAGCTAAATGAAACCAACCCATATTTTGCTGAATCGATAATTAACCAAGCTCCACCCCCTCCTGCTAGACCTCCTGTCCCCCGTTTTGCTTATTTGGTATCTGGATCAAAGAATGATCTTGAAAAGCTTTGGAGAACGTTGCAAGCGTTGTATCATCCACGGAACTATTATGTTGTTCATCTGGACCTAGAATCATCTGTGCAGGAGAGGTTAGAGCTTGCTTCTAGAGTGGAGAAAGAACCTATTTTTGCACAGGTTGGGAATGTGCACATGATCACCAAAGCAAACATGGTGACCTACCGTGGACCTACCATGGTTGCTAACACTCTTCATGCCTGCGCGATTCTCCTCAAGAAGTATCAGGACTGGGATTGGTTTATTAACCTGAGTGCTTCTGATTATCCACTGGTGACTCAAGATG ATTTACTCTATACTTTTTCCGATTTAAAACGAGAGTTCAATTTCATTGAGTACAGTAGCCGGCTGGGTTGGAAAGA GGGTCAAAGAGCAATGCCGCTTATTATAGACCCTGGTCTCTATAAGACAACCAAGTCTGACATATTTTGGGTCTCGCCAAAGAGAGCTCTTCCCACAGCCTTTAAACTCTTTGCAG GTTCAGCGTGGATGATCCTCTCTCGTGCTTTTGTGGAGTACTGCATATGGGGTTGGGATAATCTTCCCAGAACCTTACTTATGTACTACACAAATTTTGTCTCCTCTCCTGAAGGCTACTTTCAGACTGTAGCTTGCAATGCCCCAGAATTTGCTACAACTGTTATTAACCACGACTTGCACTTCATTTCTTGGGATCGCCCTCCAAAACAACATCCACACAATCTCAACATAAATGACACATCAAGAATGATTGCAAGTGGTGCTGCATTTGCTCGCAAGTTCAGGCGAGATGATCCTGTTCTAGACAAGATTGATAAAGAACTCCTCCGTCGAAAAAATGGTAGCTTCACACCGGGGGGTTGGTGTACCAGCAGACCTTCTTGTTTAAAGGTTGGAAATCCAGCAAAGCTTAAACCAGGTCCAGGGGCTAAAAGGCTTCGGCGTCTTATTGGTAAGCTAGTTTTGTCAACTAATACTACTAGGCAACAGCAGTGTAAGTAG
- the LOC125875482 gene encoding proton pump-interactor 1-like: MGVEVEAKLVHVPVEAGSEQINLLKENGKPNHVSGITEPIKFGSHGTEEPKKEEVSRIPVSNVPKDAVEDWPEPKQIHSFYTVKFRRFDDPKLKARIELAEKELQKKNQARSQIIEKLKAKRAEKSIFIEQRKALSAENKEFWSAIDGKIKEMVPLHEALGQLRGSRNAGRERGPTVCSSEEELNHLIKGLQYRIQHESIPLNEEKQILREIKQLEGTREDVKKVAAARAQIHETMGEKESIQNQVKLMNVGLDGVRKGQQEVKGRLKIIDDQIDAINKQIGILDEELKGVVEKRDKTYEHILELRKLREEGNSSFYQNSNVLHKVKQLADQKDVGALKELSVTEVDKFISLWCGSKSFRDDYERRLLQSLDIRQLSRDGRMRNPGEKPLVLPEAPTVSRAEVPARANAKPVKEDHAPVDAAPIQKEQQEKSGKQLNDAHGKNTKSTEKKAVVVDDKEIYGLDLPKDIRPKKTEVDEATLKEMKKEEEIAKNKQAMERKRKLAEKAAAKAAKKALLEAEKKLKEREKKAKKKGGSSAAGQEPTEEPTETPEEIAEEENAEETVEATVAPKVKARKDNTIRHRATRARGSELPKSILKRKKATNYWLWAAAPAALAILVLLVIGYMYLQK, from the exons ATGGGTGTAGAGGTGGAAGCTAAGTTAGTTCATGTTCCAGTTGAAGCTGGAAGTGAACAGATCAATCTTCTGAAAGAAAATGGAAAGCCGAATCATGTTTCAGGGATTACTGAGCCAATAAAATTCGGCTCTCATGGAACTGAAGAACCTAAGAAGGAGGAAGTAAGCAGAATTCCTGTGAGCAATGTTCCAAAGGATGCGGTTGAGGATTGGCCTGAACCTAAGCAGATCCATTCGTTCTATACTGTTAAATTTCGGAGATTTGACGACCCAAAACTGAAGGCCAGAATTGAACTGGCTGAAAAAGAGCTACAGAAAAAGAACCAAGCTAGATCTCAGATCATTGAAAAATTGAAGGCCAAAAGG GctgaaaaatcaattttcattgAACAAAGGAAAGCCCTCAGTGCTGAGAATAAGGAATTTTGGAGTGCTATTGATGGTAAGATAAAGGAAATGGTACCTCTGCATGAGGCCCTGGGCCAGCTCCGCGGTTCTAGGAATGCAGGCCGAGAGAGGGGTCCTACAGTGTGTTCATCTGAGGAGGAGCTCAATCATCTT ATTAAGGGTCTGCAATACCGCATTCAGCATGAAAGCATTCCTCTGAACGAAGAGAAGCAAATTCTTCGGGAAATCAAACAACTTGAAGGAACAAGGGAAGATGTTAAAAAGGTTGCTGCTGCAAGGGCACAAATTCATGAGACGATGGGTGAAAAAGAATCAATCCAGAACCAGGTCAAA CTTATGAATGTTGGCTTGGATGGAGTTCGTAAGGGGCAACAGGAAGTTAAGGGCAGGCTTAAGATAATAGATGATCAGATTGATGCCATAAACAAACAGATCGGCATATTGGATGAGGAATTGAAGGGCGTTGTGGAGAAGAGGGACAAGACTTATGAACATATTCTGGAATTGAGAAAACTGCGTGAAGAAGGG AATTCTTCTTTCTACCAAAACTCCAACGTGTTGCACAAAGTGAAACAACTTGCTGATCAAAAGGATGTTGGAGCCCTTAAAGAGCTCTCAGTTACAGAG gTCGACAAGTTCATTTCTCTTTGGTGTGGTAGTAAGTCTTTTAGAGATGACTATGAGAGGAGACTCTTGCAGTCGCTTGATATTAGGCAGCTGAGCAGGGACGGCAGGATGAGGAATCCTGGTGAAAAGCCACTGGTGTTACCAGAAGCACCTACTGTCTCCCGTGCTGAAGTTCCAGCAAGAGCTAATGCAAAACCCGTTAAGGAAGATCATGCACCCGTTGATGCTGCTCCGATTCAGAAAGAACAGCAAGAGAAGAGTGGCAAGCAGCTGAATGATGCTCATGGTAAAAACACAAAAAGCACAGAGAAAAAAGCTGTCGTTGTTGATGACAAGGAAATCTATGGTTTGGACCTACCCAAGGATATTAGGCCCAAGAAAACCGAAGTTGATGAGGCTACACTGAAGGAAATGAAGAAAGAGGAGGAGATAGCAAAAAATAAACAGGCTATGGAGAGGAAGCGTAAGTTGGCCGAGAAAGCAGCTGCAAAAGCTGCAAAGAAGGCTCTGCTAGAAGCTGAAAAGAAGCTCAAG GAACGTGAGAAGAAAGCAAAGAAGAAGGGTGGATCTTCTGCTGCTGGTCAGGAACCAACCGAGGAACCAACTGAAACACCCGAGGAAATTGCTGAGGAAGAAAATGCAGAGGAGACTGTTGAAGCAACCGTTGCACCCAAGGTCAAGGCACGGAAGGATAACACCATCAGGCACAGAGCAACACGCGCAAGAGGCTCCGAGCTTCCCAAATCTATACTAAAGCGCAAGAAAGCAACAAACTACTGGCTATGGGCAGCTGCTCCTGCTGCACTCGCGATTCTGGTACTTCTAGTCATCGGATACATGTATCTTCAAAAGTAG
- the LOC125875475 gene encoding dynamin-related protein 5A isoform X2 — translation MATTNSFLNTPTKTPTSTSISKKHHHKQHAADPNRSGSEFKDRFEAYNRLQAAAVAFGEKLPIPEIVAIGGQSDGKSSLLEALLGFRFNVREVEMGTRRPLILQMVHDQSALEPRCRFQEEDSEEYGSPVVLASAIADTIKSRTESLLKRTRAAVSSKPIVMRAEYAHCPNLTIIDTPGFVLKAKKGEPERTPDEILSMVKSLASPPHRIILFLQQSSVEWCSSLWLDTIREIDPSFRRTVIVVSKFDNRLKEFTERWEVDRYLSASGYLGENTRPFFVALPKDRGTISNDEFRRQISQVDAEMLHYLRDSVKGGFDEEKYRSYVGFGCLRDFLEAELQRRYKEAAPATLALLEQRCGEVTADLARMECKINATSDVAHLRKSAMLHAAALCNHVEALIDGAADPAPEQWGKTTEEERLESGIGSWPSVTAEIKPPNATLRLYGGAAFERVMHEFRCATYSIKCPPVSREKVANILLAHTGRGGGRGITEAAAEIARAAARSWLAPLLDTACDRLAFVLGNLFDISIEKNHGNDSNNGHRPVDMEGYIGFHAAQRQSYNHFMKDLSKECKQLLRHHLDSVTSPYSHVCYENNFIGSFSSGTNSMYQLNQATASPLCLELSDGGAALRKEAMKDQENIPPEKSAQETTPGKVTESRDALRECQMTVPETPSPDQPSDGNYGIKRELGNCVEVGARKRQPRITGNARNHGQNGESLLFGNGDNISRPVSTYAEICSSAAQHFARIREVLVERSVASTLNSGFLTPCRERLFVALGLNLFAVNDEKFMDMFVAPGAIDSLENERQSLQKRQKILHSCLNEFKSVARAL, via the exons ATGGCTACCACCAATAGCTTCCTCAATACACCAACCAAAACTCCAACTAGTACTTCCATTTCCAAAAAACATCACCACAAGCAGCATGCCGCGGATCCAAACAGATCGGGTTCAGAATTCAAGGACCGATTTGAGGCCTACAATCGGCTTCAAGCAGCCGCTGTAGCTTTCGGTGAGAAACTTCCGATTCCTGAAATAGTTGCTATTGGTGGACAGTCCGATGGGAAAAGCTCCCTCCTCGAAGCCCTATTGGGATTCCGATTCAATGTCCGAGAAGTTGAAATGGGTACCCGACGCCCTCTCATCTTGCAAATGGTCCATGACCAATCCGCTTTAGAGCCTCGTTGCCGCTTTCAG GAAGAGGATTCAGAAGAATATGGAAGTCCAGTTGTCTTGGCCTCTGCGATTGCAGATACCATAAAGTCTCGGACTGAGTCACTTTTGAAAAGGACTAGAGCGGCAGTCTCTTCAAAGCCTATTGTCATGAGAGCAGAATATGCTCATTGCCCTAATCTTACCATCATTGATACACCTGGATTTGTACTAAAG GCGAAGAAGGGGGAACCAGAGAGAACACCTGATGAGATTTTATCCATGGTGAAGTCACTAGCCAGTCCGCCTCATCGAATTATTCTGTTCCTTCAGCAGAGCAGTGTGGAATGGTGCTCATCTTTGTGGCTGGACACTATTCGAGAGATTGATCCCAGCTTTAGGAGGACAGTCATTGTTGTCTCCAAATTTGATAACCGGCTCAAG GAATTCACTGAACGCTGGGAAGTAGATCGGTATTTGAGTGCAAGTGGTTATCTTGGGGAGAATACTCGTCCCTTTTTTGTCGCCCTACCTAAGGATCGAGGCACAATTTCCAATGATGAGTTTCGCCGTCAAATATCTCAAGTGGATGCAGAGATGTTACACTATTTGCGTGATAGTGTTAAAGGTGGGTTTGATGAAGAGAAATATAGGTCCTATGTTGGGTTTGGTTGTCTGAGAGATTTTTTGGAGGCTGAGCTCCAGAGAAGATACAAAGAAGCTGCACCAGCAACACTTGCTCTGCTGGAACAGCGATGTGGTGAAGTCACTGCTGATTTAGCTAGAATGGAATGCAAGATAAATGCAACATCTGATGTTGCCCATCTTCGAAAATCTGCCATGTTGCACGCTGCCGCATTATGCAATCATGTG GAGGCACTTATTGATGGTGCTGCAGATCCAGCCCCTGAGCAATGGGGGAAAACAACAGAGGAAGAACGGTTAGAGAGTGGTATTGGGAGTTGGCCTAGTGTTACAGCTGAAATTAAACCTCCAAATGCGACCCTTCGACTTTATGGTGGTGCTGCCTTTGAGAGGGTGATGCATGAATTTCGATGTGCAACCTATTCAATCAAATGCCCACCTGTGTCCAGGGAGAAG GTGGCTAACATTTTGCTTGCTCATACTGGCCGTGGTGGTGGTAGGGGAATTACTGAGGCAGCTGCAGAGATTGCACGAGCTGCAGCTCGATCTTGGCTTGCTCCTCTTCTTGACACAGCTTGTGATCGTTTGGCTTTTGTTTTGGGAAACCTCTTCGATATTTCCATTGAGAAAAATCATGGAAATGACTCCAACA ATGGACATAGACCAGTGGATATGGAGGGATACATTGGTTTTCATGCTGCTCAAAGGCAATCCTACAACCATTTTATGAAAGATCTATCCAAAGAGTGCAAGCAACTACTCCGACATCATCTTGATTCAGTTACAAGTCCATATTCTCATGTCTGCTACGAGAACAACTTTATTGGGAGTTTTAGCTCTGGTACAAACTCAATGTACCAATTAAATCAAGCCACAGCTAGTCCATTATGTCTCGAGTTATCTGATGGGGGTGCTGCATTGCGCAAAGAAGCAATGAAAGACCAAGAAAACATACCCCCTGAAAAAAGTGCTCAGGAAACCACACCTGGAAAAGTTACAGAAAGCAGGGATGCCCTACGAGAATGCCAAATGACTGTGCCCGAGACCCCATCTCCTGACCAACCTTCCGATGGAAATTATGGTATCAAAAGGGAACTTGGAAACTGTGTCGAAGTTGGAGCAAGAAAACGCCAACCTAGAATTACAGGCAATGCTAGAAACCATGGCCAAAATGGCGAGAGCCTTTTGTTTGGAAATGGGGACAACATATCAAGACCGGTCTCTACTTATGCAGAGATATGCTCATCAGCTGCCCAGCATTTTGCTCGAATACGTGAAGTTTTGGTAGAACGCAGCGTGGCATCAACATTGAATTCTGGATTCTTAACTCCATG TCGAGAACGTCTTTTTGTAGCACTTGGGCTGAATTTGTTTGCTGTGAATGATGAAAAATTCATGGACATGTTTGTTGCACCTGGAGCTATAGATTCTCTAGAAAACGAACGTCAATCACTTCAGAAGCGACAGAAAATACTGCATTCTTGCTTGAATGAGTTCAAAAGTGTGGCTAGAGCACTTTGA
- the LOC125875475 gene encoding dynamin-related protein 5A isoform X1 has protein sequence MATTNSFLNTPTKTPTSTSISKKHHHKQHAADPNRSGSEFKDRFEAYNRLQAAAVAFGEKLPIPEIVAIGGQSDGKSSLLEALLGFRFNVREVEMGTRRPLILQMVHDQSALEPRCRFQEEDSEEYGSPVVLASAIADTIKSRTESLLKRTRAAVSSKPIVMRAEYAHCPNLTIIDTPGFVLKAKKGEPERTPDEILSMVKSLASPPHRIILFLQQSSVEWCSSLWLDTIREIDPSFRRTVIVVSKFDNRLKEFTERWEVDRYLSASGYLGENTRPFFVALPKDRGTISNDEFRRQISQVDAEMLHYLRDSVKGGFDEEKYRSYVGFGCLRDFLEAELQRRYKEAAPATLALLEQRCGEVTADLARMECKINATSDVAHLRKSAMLHAAALCNHVEALIDGAADPAPEQWGKTTEEERLESGIGSWPSVTAEIKPPNATLRLYGGAAFERVMHEFRCATYSIKCPPVSREKVANILLAHTGRGGGRGITEAAAEIARAAARSWLAPLLDTACDRLAFVLGNLFDISIEKNHGNDSNSKNSNGHRPVDMEGYIGFHAAQRQSYNHFMKDLSKECKQLLRHHLDSVTSPYSHVCYENNFIGSFSSGTNSMYQLNQATASPLCLELSDGGAALRKEAMKDQENIPPEKSAQETTPGKVTESRDALRECQMTVPETPSPDQPSDGNYGIKRELGNCVEVGARKRQPRITGNARNHGQNGESLLFGNGDNISRPVSTYAEICSSAAQHFARIREVLVERSVASTLNSGFLTPCRERLFVALGLNLFAVNDEKFMDMFVAPGAIDSLENERQSLQKRQKILHSCLNEFKSVARAL, from the exons ATGGCTACCACCAATAGCTTCCTCAATACACCAACCAAAACTCCAACTAGTACTTCCATTTCCAAAAAACATCACCACAAGCAGCATGCCGCGGATCCAAACAGATCGGGTTCAGAATTCAAGGACCGATTTGAGGCCTACAATCGGCTTCAAGCAGCCGCTGTAGCTTTCGGTGAGAAACTTCCGATTCCTGAAATAGTTGCTATTGGTGGACAGTCCGATGGGAAAAGCTCCCTCCTCGAAGCCCTATTGGGATTCCGATTCAATGTCCGAGAAGTTGAAATGGGTACCCGACGCCCTCTCATCTTGCAAATGGTCCATGACCAATCCGCTTTAGAGCCTCGTTGCCGCTTTCAG GAAGAGGATTCAGAAGAATATGGAAGTCCAGTTGTCTTGGCCTCTGCGATTGCAGATACCATAAAGTCTCGGACTGAGTCACTTTTGAAAAGGACTAGAGCGGCAGTCTCTTCAAAGCCTATTGTCATGAGAGCAGAATATGCTCATTGCCCTAATCTTACCATCATTGATACACCTGGATTTGTACTAAAG GCGAAGAAGGGGGAACCAGAGAGAACACCTGATGAGATTTTATCCATGGTGAAGTCACTAGCCAGTCCGCCTCATCGAATTATTCTGTTCCTTCAGCAGAGCAGTGTGGAATGGTGCTCATCTTTGTGGCTGGACACTATTCGAGAGATTGATCCCAGCTTTAGGAGGACAGTCATTGTTGTCTCCAAATTTGATAACCGGCTCAAG GAATTCACTGAACGCTGGGAAGTAGATCGGTATTTGAGTGCAAGTGGTTATCTTGGGGAGAATACTCGTCCCTTTTTTGTCGCCCTACCTAAGGATCGAGGCACAATTTCCAATGATGAGTTTCGCCGTCAAATATCTCAAGTGGATGCAGAGATGTTACACTATTTGCGTGATAGTGTTAAAGGTGGGTTTGATGAAGAGAAATATAGGTCCTATGTTGGGTTTGGTTGTCTGAGAGATTTTTTGGAGGCTGAGCTCCAGAGAAGATACAAAGAAGCTGCACCAGCAACACTTGCTCTGCTGGAACAGCGATGTGGTGAAGTCACTGCTGATTTAGCTAGAATGGAATGCAAGATAAATGCAACATCTGATGTTGCCCATCTTCGAAAATCTGCCATGTTGCACGCTGCCGCATTATGCAATCATGTG GAGGCACTTATTGATGGTGCTGCAGATCCAGCCCCTGAGCAATGGGGGAAAACAACAGAGGAAGAACGGTTAGAGAGTGGTATTGGGAGTTGGCCTAGTGTTACAGCTGAAATTAAACCTCCAAATGCGACCCTTCGACTTTATGGTGGTGCTGCCTTTGAGAGGGTGATGCATGAATTTCGATGTGCAACCTATTCAATCAAATGCCCACCTGTGTCCAGGGAGAAG GTGGCTAACATTTTGCTTGCTCATACTGGCCGTGGTGGTGGTAGGGGAATTACTGAGGCAGCTGCAGAGATTGCACGAGCTGCAGCTCGATCTTGGCTTGCTCCTCTTCTTGACACAGCTTGTGATCGTTTGGCTTTTGTTTTGGGAAACCTCTTCGATATTTCCATTGAGAAAAATCATGGAAATGACTCCAACAGTAAGAATTCAA ATGGACATAGACCAGTGGATATGGAGGGATACATTGGTTTTCATGCTGCTCAAAGGCAATCCTACAACCATTTTATGAAAGATCTATCCAAAGAGTGCAAGCAACTACTCCGACATCATCTTGATTCAGTTACAAGTCCATATTCTCATGTCTGCTACGAGAACAACTTTATTGGGAGTTTTAGCTCTGGTACAAACTCAATGTACCAATTAAATCAAGCCACAGCTAGTCCATTATGTCTCGAGTTATCTGATGGGGGTGCTGCATTGCGCAAAGAAGCAATGAAAGACCAAGAAAACATACCCCCTGAAAAAAGTGCTCAGGAAACCACACCTGGAAAAGTTACAGAAAGCAGGGATGCCCTACGAGAATGCCAAATGACTGTGCCCGAGACCCCATCTCCTGACCAACCTTCCGATGGAAATTATGGTATCAAAAGGGAACTTGGAAACTGTGTCGAAGTTGGAGCAAGAAAACGCCAACCTAGAATTACAGGCAATGCTAGAAACCATGGCCAAAATGGCGAGAGCCTTTTGTTTGGAAATGGGGACAACATATCAAGACCGGTCTCTACTTATGCAGAGATATGCTCATCAGCTGCCCAGCATTTTGCTCGAATACGTGAAGTTTTGGTAGAACGCAGCGTGGCATCAACATTGAATTCTGGATTCTTAACTCCATG TCGAGAACGTCTTTTTGTAGCACTTGGGCTGAATTTGTTTGCTGTGAATGATGAAAAATTCATGGACATGTTTGTTGCACCTGGAGCTATAGATTCTCTAGAAAACGAACGTCAATCACTTCAGAAGCGACAGAAAATACTGCATTCTTGCTTGAATGAGTTCAAAAGTGTGGCTAGAGCACTTTGA